Proteins co-encoded in one Ruegeria sp. YS9 genomic window:
- a CDS encoding SDR family oxidoreductase, which produces MDFSGKTVIVIGGTSGINRGIAEAFAASGAKLAVASRSQEKVDDTVAALKAAGAAEAIGAAFDVRDAEAVAAGLKQFHAALGDFDVLVSGAAGNFPALMAEMSANAFRTVVEIDLMGTVHVLKGAYPYLKRPGGNIINISAPQSYLPYEGQAHVCAAKAGVDQITRTLSMEWGVEGIRVNSVVPGFIEGTEGAKRLAPTPDAGEQLRRDVPLGRWGTPQDVANACLFLASDMASYISGTVLAVDGALYQRGSGQFGQMMGDMLRSMKKG; this is translated from the coding sequence ATGGATTTTTCGGGAAAAACCGTCATCGTCATCGGTGGCACCAGTGGCATCAATCGCGGCATCGCCGAGGCCTTCGCGGCCTCGGGTGCGAAACTGGCCGTGGCCAGCCGCTCGCAGGAGAAGGTGGATGACACCGTCGCTGCGCTGAAGGCGGCAGGCGCGGCCGAGGCCATCGGCGCGGCCTTTGACGTGCGCGATGCCGAAGCGGTCGCGGCGGGGCTGAAACAGTTCCACGCGGCGCTCGGCGATTTCGACGTGCTGGTTTCGGGGGCGGCGGGCAACTTCCCGGCGCTGATGGCGGAGATGTCGGCCAACGCCTTCCGCACCGTGGTTGAGATCGACCTGATGGGCACCGTGCATGTTCTGAAAGGCGCCTATCCCTATCTGAAACGGCCCGGCGGCAACATCATCAACATCTCAGCCCCGCAATCCTATCTGCCCTACGAGGGCCAGGCCCATGTCTGTGCCGCCAAGGCGGGGGTCGATCAGATCACCCGTACCCTGTCGATGGAGTGGGGCGTGGAAGGCATCCGGGTGAACTCGGTGGTGCCGGGCTTCATCGAGGGCACCGAAGGCGCGAAACGGCTGGCCCCCACCCCAGACGCGGGCGAGCAGCTGCGCCGGGACGTGCCGCTGGGCCGCTGGGGCACCCCGCAAGACGTGGCCAATGCCTGCCTGTTTCTGGCCTCGGACATGGCCAGCTATATCAGCGGTACGGTTCTGGCAGTGGACGGGGCGTTGTATCAGCGCGGCTCGGGCCAGTTCGGCCAGATGATGGGAGACATGCTGCGCAGCATGAAAAAGGGGTAA
- a CDS encoding pitrilysin family protein codes for MKRFVATLIACLVALPALAEIQIEEVTSPGGIKAWLVEDHSIPFTALELRFRGGTSLDDPDKRGAVNLMSGLIEEGAGDLDARTYARELEALAASFRYNAGDDSVSISARFLSENRDEVVDLLRTTIHEPRFDQDAVDRVRAQVLSGLRSDQTDPNEIAGLTFAQMAYGDHPYGSEGKGTIESVSALTRDDVVAAYNGVFAKDRLYVGAVGDITAEELGTLLDTLLGDLPDTGKPIPGKAEVNIPGGVSVVEFDTPQSVALFGQAGIDRDDPDFFAAFVLNHILGGGGFESRLMQEVREKRGLTYGVGTYLVPKDLASVYLGSVSSANDRIAEAIDVIRDEWARAATEGVKQEELDDAKTYLTGAYPLRFDGNGQIASIMVGMQMEGLPIDYIATRNDKVNAVTLEDVNRVAAELLDPDGLHFVVVGKPVGLETTN; via the coding sequence ATGAAACGGTTTGTTGCAACGCTGATTGCCTGCCTGGTCGCCCTGCCGGCTTTGGCCGAGATCCAGATCGAAGAAGTGACCTCGCCCGGCGGCATCAAAGCCTGGTTGGTCGAGGACCATTCCATCCCATTCACCGCGCTGGAGTTGCGGTTTCGTGGTGGTACGTCACTGGACGACCCCGACAAACGCGGCGCGGTCAACTTGATGAGCGGGCTGATCGAAGAAGGCGCGGGCGACCTGGATGCGCGGACCTATGCCCGCGAGCTGGAAGCTCTGGCGGCTTCGTTCCGATACAATGCTGGCGACGATTCAGTTTCGATTTCCGCGCGTTTTCTGTCCGAAAACCGGGATGAAGTGGTCGATTTGCTGCGCACGACGATCCACGAACCGCGTTTTGATCAGGATGCGGTTGACCGGGTGCGCGCGCAGGTTCTGTCGGGCCTGCGCTCGGATCAGACTGACCCGAACGAAATCGCAGGCCTCACCTTTGCGCAAATGGCCTACGGCGATCACCCCTATGGATCCGAAGGGAAAGGCACCATCGAAAGTGTCTCGGCCCTGACCCGCGATGACGTGGTCGCGGCTTACAATGGCGTGTTCGCCAAGGATCGTCTGTACGTGGGGGCCGTCGGCGATATCACGGCAGAGGAACTGGGTACCCTGCTTGATACCCTGCTTGGCGACTTGCCGGACACCGGCAAGCCCATCCCGGGCAAGGCAGAGGTGAACATTCCCGGCGGCGTCAGCGTTGTCGAATTCGACACACCTCAGTCCGTGGCCTTGTTCGGTCAGGCCGGGATTGATCGGGATGACCCGGATTTCTTTGCGGCCTTCGTTCTGAACCACATTCTTGGCGGCGGCGGATTTGAAAGCCGGCTGATGCAGGAGGTGCGCGAAAAGCGCGGCCTGACCTATGGGGTCGGGACCTATTTGGTGCCCAAGGATCTGGCTTCGGTCTATCTTGGGTCCGTGTCCTCGGCCAATGACCGTATCGCCGAAGCCATCGACGTAATTCGCGATGAATGGGCGCGCGCGGCCACCGAGGGTGTGAAGCAAGAGGAACTTGACGACGCCAAGACCTATCTGACCGGCGCCTATCCGCTGCGGTTCGATGGCAATGGTCAGATTGCCTCGATCATGGTCGGAATGCAGATGGAAGGCCTGCCGATTGACTATATCGCCACCCGCAATGACAAGGTGAACGCGGTGACATTGGAAGATGTGAACCGCGTTGCTGCCGAACTGCTTGACCCGGACGGTCTGCACTTTGTCGTCGTTGGCAAGCCGGTGGGCCTGGAAACAACGAACTGA
- the lspA gene encoding signal peptidase II has translation MRSRLLLWAALAAFAIDQISKYLVVHVMRVADQPGGIDVVPPLLVFKYGENRGINFGLFQGNSEAARWILIGVSVAICVGVLVWLSRAAHSRLMLFCGGLLIGGALANVVDRVLYGFVLDFLNMSCCGINNPFVFNLADVFIFAGAIGLVLFDGKKAS, from the coding sequence ATGCGGTCACGCCTGCTTCTCTGGGCGGCGCTGGCCGCCTTTGCGATCGACCAGATCAGCAAATACCTGGTCGTTCACGTCATGCGCGTGGCCGATCAGCCCGGCGGCATCGATGTTGTGCCGCCGCTGCTGGTGTTCAAATACGGCGAGAACCGGGGCATCAATTTCGGCCTTTTCCAAGGAAACTCGGAGGCCGCGCGCTGGATTCTGATCGGCGTTTCCGTGGCGATCTGTGTTGGCGTGCTTGTCTGGCTCAGCCGTGCAGCCCATTCAAGGCTGATGCTGTTTTGTGGCGGCCTGCTGATTGGCGGTGCGCTGGCGAATGTGGTGGATCGGGTTCTTTACGGCTTTGTTCTGGATTTCCTGAACATGTCCTGTTGCGGCATCAACAATCCGTTTGTTTTCAACCTCGCAGATGTCTTCATATTTGCAGGAGCCATCGGGCTGGTGCTGTTTGACGGCAAAAAGGCCTCGTGA
- a CDS encoding aldehyde dehydrogenase family protein, with the protein MTVKEIFETMEYGPAPESAAEALAWLVDQGDKFGHFIDGAFTKPGKGFESRNPATGEVLAKLTQATQADVDAAVAAARKSQPKWEKLGGPARARYLYAIARLIQKHARLFAVLETLDNGKPIRESRDIDIPLVQRHFYYHAGMAQLMETELPDAEALGVCGQIIPWNFPLLMLAWKVAPALAMGNTVVLKPAEYTSLTALLFADICMQAGLPKGVVNIVTGDGAVGEMIVNADVDKIAFTGSTEVGRRIREATAGSGKALTLELGGKSPYIVFDDADIDSAIEGLVDAIWFNQGQVCCAGSRLLVQEGIAERFYAKLRARMDKLRVGNPLDKCIDVGAVVDPVQLQTITSMVDSNTVGRVHQAACELPANGCYYPPTLITGLETSDPLMQEEIFGPVLVSSTFRTPAEAVELANNTRYGLAATVWTENVNLALDIAPKLVAGVVWVNATNLFDAAAGFGGVRESGFGREGGWEGLSAYTKPKGKAKPLAKIDPVVREGAPVDPIDRTAKMYVGGKQARPDGGYSRAVWGKAGLLGHVGLANRKDVRNAVEAAAGAKGWSKATGHLRAQILYYIGENLSARADEFAHRIDAMTGRKDGAKEVDAAIQRLFTAAAWADKYDGQVHGVPIRGVAIAMKEPLGVIGALCADEAPLLGLVSAMAPAIAMGNRVVLVASEPYPLAATDFYQVLDTSDVPAGVVNILTGSHAELAKPLASHLNVDAVWSFSSTDLSKEVEVVSAGNLKRTWVNNATALDWGMDHSRRFLQASTEVKNIWVPYGE; encoded by the coding sequence ATGACAGTCAAAGAGATTTTCGAGACCATGGAATACGGACCCGCCCCGGAAAGTGCCGCCGAAGCCCTGGCATGGCTGGTCGATCAGGGCGACAAGTTCGGCCATTTCATCGACGGCGCCTTCACCAAACCCGGCAAGGGTTTTGAAAGCCGCAACCCGGCCACGGGCGAGGTTCTGGCCAAGCTGACCCAGGCCACCCAGGCCGATGTGGACGCCGCCGTGGCCGCCGCCCGCAAGTCGCAACCCAAATGGGAAAAGCTGGGCGGCCCGGCCCGCGCCCGCTACCTCTATGCCATCGCGCGGCTGATCCAGAAGCATGCCCGCCTGTTCGCGGTGCTCGAGACGCTGGACAACGGCAAGCCGATCCGGGAATCGCGCGACATCGACATTCCGCTGGTGCAGCGGCATTTCTACTATCACGCGGGCATGGCCCAGCTGATGGAAACCGAGCTGCCCGACGCTGAGGCGCTGGGGGTTTGCGGCCAGATCATCCCGTGGAACTTCCCGCTGCTGATGCTGGCGTGGAAGGTGGCCCCGGCGCTGGCCATGGGCAACACGGTGGTTCTGAAACCGGCCGAATACACCTCGCTGACGGCGCTGCTGTTTGCCGATATCTGCATGCAGGCCGGGCTGCCCAAGGGCGTGGTCAACATCGTCACCGGCGACGGCGCGGTGGGCGAGATGATCGTGAACGCCGACGTGGACAAGATCGCATTCACCGGTTCGACCGAAGTGGGCCGCCGCATCCGCGAGGCCACCGCCGGGTCTGGCAAGGCCCTGACGCTCGAGCTGGGCGGCAAGTCGCCCTATATCGTCTTTGACGACGCCGATATTGATTCAGCCATCGAAGGTCTGGTCGATGCGATCTGGTTCAACCAGGGCCAGGTCTGCTGCGCGGGCTCGCGCCTGCTGGTGCAGGAGGGCATTGCCGAGCGGTTCTATGCCAAGCTGCGCGCCCGCATGGACAAGCTGCGTGTCGGCAACCCGCTTGACAAATGCATCGACGTGGGCGCCGTGGTGGACCCGGTTCAGTTGCAGACGATCACCTCCATGGTCGACAGCAATACGGTGGGCCGTGTGCATCAGGCTGCCTGCGAATTGCCCGCAAACGGCTGCTACTACCCCCCGACGCTGATCACCGGGCTCGAAACCTCGGACCCGTTGATGCAAGAGGAGATATTCGGCCCGGTTCTGGTTTCGTCGACCTTCCGCACCCCGGCCGAGGCGGTCGAACTGGCCAACAATACCCGCTATGGGCTGGCGGCCACGGTCTGGACCGAAAACGTGAACCTTGCGCTGGACATCGCACCCAAGCTGGTTGCGGGCGTGGTCTGGGTCAATGCCACCAACCTGTTCGACGCGGCGGCGGGCTTTGGCGGCGTGCGCGAAAGCGGCTTTGGCCGCGAAGGCGGCTGGGAAGGGCTGAGCGCCTATACCAAGCCCAAGGGCAAGGCTAAGCCGCTGGCGAAAATCGACCCCGTCGTGCGCGAAGGCGCTCCGGTCGATCCGATCGACCGAACTGCCAAAATGTATGTCGGCGGCAAGCAGGCACGGCCCGATGGCGGCTATTCCCGCGCGGTCTGGGGCAAGGCGGGGCTGCTGGGCCATGTGGGTCTGGCCAACCGCAAGGATGTACGCAACGCGGTCGAGGCTGCGGCGGGGGCCAAGGGCTGGTCCAAGGCCACCGGCCATTTGCGGGCGCAGATCCTGTACTATATCGGCGAGAACCTCTCGGCCCGCGCCGACGAGTTCGCGCATCGCATCGACGCGATGACCGGCCGCAAGGACGGCGCGAAAGAGGTCGACGCCGCGATCCAGCGCCTGTTCACCGCCGCCGCCTGGGCCGACAAGTATGACGGCCAGGTGCATGGCGTTCCCATCCGGGGCGTGGCGATTGCGATGAAGGAACCGTTGGGCGTGATCGGCGCGCTCTGTGCGGACGAGGCACCTCTGCTGGGTCTGGTCTCGGCCATGGCCCCGGCGATCGCGATGGGCAACCGGGTGGTTCTGGTGGCCTCTGAACCCTATCCGCTGGCGGCCACCGATTTCTACCAGGTGCTGGACACCTCGGACGTACCCGCAGGCGTGGTCAACATCCTGACCGGCAGCCACGCTGAACTGGCGAAACCACTTGCCTCGCATCTGAACGTGGATGCGGTCTGGTCGTTCTCATCGACGGACCTGTCGAAGGAGGTCGAGGTCGTTTCTGCCGGGAACCTGAAACGGACCTGGGTGAATAACGCCACGGCACTCGATTGGGGCATGGACCATTCCCGCCGCTTCCTTCAGGCTTCGACCGAAGTGAAAAACATCTGGGTGCCCTACGGCGAGTAG
- a CDS encoding pitrilysin family protein, with translation MVRALALSAALIAATPVFAEDGKEAVTTFTLDNGMDVVVVEDHRAPVVQHMVWYRAGSADEPIGSSGVAHFLEHLLFKGTDTLAPGEFSATVAANGGNDNAFTSYDYTAYFQRVAADRLELMMRMESDRMRNLRLSEEDILTERDVILEERNQRTENNPRALFGEQMSAAQYLNHRYGVPIIGWMHEMEDLDMEDALSFYQTHYSPNNAILVVTGDVDPDEVRALADQYYGVIPANPDLPERVRSQEPPQTAERRLTFKDPRVAQPYVQRSYLAPERDPGEQEKAAALFLLAELLGGSTTSYLNEKLQFDQQKVVYAGAFYRGVSLDDTTFDLIVVPAEGVSLQEAEDAMDQAVADFIAEGVNEDDLERIKMQLRAAQTYARDNVDGIGNRYGRALTSGLTVEDVQAWPEILQAVTGDEIIAAAREVLQPEASVTGWLMRDDEVTQ, from the coding sequence ATGGTTCGGGCCCTGGCCTTGTCGGCTGCCCTGATCGCTGCCACCCCGGTTTTTGCCGAGGACGGGAAAGAAGCGGTCACCACATTCACATTGGACAACGGAATGGATGTCGTCGTGGTCGAAGACCACCGCGCACCGGTTGTACAACACATGGTCTGGTACCGTGCCGGATCCGCAGATGAGCCGATCGGATCCTCGGGTGTGGCGCATTTTCTGGAACACCTTCTGTTCAAAGGCACCGACACGCTGGCCCCGGGTGAGTTTTCGGCCACCGTCGCAGCCAATGGCGGCAACGACAACGCCTTTACCTCGTATGACTACACCGCATATTTTCAGCGTGTCGCGGCCGACAGGCTAGAGTTGATGATGCGGATGGAATCCGACCGGATGCGAAACCTTCGGCTGAGCGAAGAGGATATTCTGACCGAACGGGACGTGATTCTTGAGGAACGCAACCAACGTACCGAAAACAACCCGCGCGCCCTGTTCGGCGAACAGATGAGTGCGGCTCAGTATCTGAACCACCGCTACGGCGTTCCGATCATCGGTTGGATGCACGAGATGGAAGATCTGGACATGGAGGACGCGCTGTCGTTCTACCAGACCCATTATTCACCCAACAACGCCATTCTGGTGGTCACGGGTGACGTTGATCCCGACGAAGTCCGCGCGCTTGCCGATCAGTATTACGGTGTGATTCCCGCCAATCCGGACCTGCCCGAGCGGGTGCGGTCACAAGAGCCGCCGCAAACAGCCGAGCGTCGCCTGACCTTCAAGGACCCGCGCGTCGCCCAGCCTTACGTTCAGCGCAGCTATCTGGCCCCGGAACGCGATCCGGGCGAACAGGAAAAAGCGGCGGCTCTGTTTCTGCTGGCCGAATTGCTGGGTGGAAGCACCACCTCTTATCTGAACGAAAAGTTGCAGTTTGATCAGCAGAAGGTCGTCTATGCCGGGGCGTTCTATCGTGGTGTTTCGCTGGATGACACGACCTTCGATCTGATCGTCGTTCCGGCCGAGGGTGTTTCCCTGCAAGAAGCCGAAGACGCCATGGACCAGGCCGTGGCCGACTTCATCGCCGAAGGTGTGAACGAAGACGACCTTGAGCGCATCAAGATGCAGCTACGCGCCGCCCAGACCTATGCGCGCGACAATGTGGACGGCATCGGCAACCGCTATGGCCGGGCCCTGACCAGCGGCCTGACGGTCGAAGATGTTCAGGCCTGGCCCGAGATCCTTCAGGCCGTGACCGGGGATGAGATCATCGCCGCGGCCCGCGAAGTTCTGCAACCCGAGGCGTCGGTCACCGGCTGGCTGATGCGCGATGACGAGGTGACGCAATGA
- a CDS encoding DUF3035 domain-containing protein: protein MRMPRALFVLTVAAAVAACSNPGLRDLEPPGPGPDEFSVLPVKPLTQPQDYAFLPAPTPGGANLTDPNPNADAVAALGGNASALNPNTAVPSSDAALVTASSRYGVSPDARQVVEADDAAFRKRRGRWTGLRLFPVDRYGQVYEKQSIDPFAETEAARRAGIETPSSPPGE from the coding sequence ATGCGGATGCCGCGCGCCCTATTTGTTTTGACTGTTGCCGCTGCGGTTGCGGCGTGTTCGAATCCGGGTCTTCGGGATCTGGAGCCTCCGGGTCCGGGGCCGGATGAGTTTTCCGTGCTGCCGGTCAAGCCGCTTACCCAACCTCAGGACTATGCGTTCTTGCCGGCACCCACGCCGGGTGGCGCGAATCTGACGGATCCGAACCCAAATGCCGATGCGGTGGCTGCGCTGGGCGGAAATGCTTCTGCGCTGAACCCGAATACGGCTGTGCCATCCTCGGATGCAGCGCTTGTCACGGCCTCCAGCCGCTATGGTGTTTCCCCCGATGCGCGGCAGGTGGTCGAGGCTGATGACGCCGCGTTCCGCAAACGGCGGGGGCGTTGGACAGGTCTGCGCCTGTTCCCGGTCGACCGCTATGGTCAGGTTTACGAAAAACAATCGATCGATCCGTTCGCGGAAACAGAAGCTGCCCGTCGGGCCGGGATCGAAACCCCTTCTTCGCCGCCGGGTGAATAA